The genomic interval ACGAACACCTCTCCTCTCTCCATTAATAAAAGCGACATTATTAAATGCCTGCCAGATCTTTAAGATCCAAAGCCCACGAAGAAGACGAATCATCACTCCCTGATGATGACGATCTCATGCCAGGAGGATCCAACCCCATCTCGGGCATTAGCAAACCCATGCAATTAGCACCATCCGGAGTTGCTGATGATGACAACCCAACTGCCCCACTGTCCATCCCCACCAACAAAAGATTCGCAAATGGGTCGTGGCTGTGAATCCAATTCCGATCCGCCGCCCAAGACAGATTATTATTGTTAGGATGGAGGAGATGGAATGGGGAAGAAAAGGCCTGTGTAGTCTTGCACTGTCTAGGAGCGTTATTTGCCGGTGACGGGTTGTTAgagttagggttagggttagggtttggtgGTGCGATAATGAATGGGGAAGGCTGTGAAAACGAGGGATGGATAGCATTTATTATTGGGAAGGCTTGGGAGAAAATGGAGTTTGGCAAGGCTTTGACGTCACCGTCCTCGTCTTCGTGATGGTGATGCGCCGGAAAAGGGTTCTGGAGAGtctcctgctgctgctgcattaTTATTGAGCTATGGGGTTTTGCAGTTTCAAGCAATATTGGGGGCAAGGAATCCACAGCCATGCTTGTGCAGGGAGATAAGGAGACTTGTAACTGCAGGCAGCTCTTCCCAGCTTGCAAGAATGGTGTTTTCTTCTCTCCTGTCCTCAGAAATATTCTGCAAATCACCCATTCTTCctgataaaacaaaaaaacaaagaattaaATGGTAACGTAGTTCATGATCACTCAAGACTCAAACCCCATTTTCAATGAGTGGCCCATTTTCAACGAGTGGCGGTGGCGATATTCGCACCGTAaatgatggatggatggatggatggatggatggattaGCAACCCTATTTAagctttataaataaataaataaatatataatgaccccttaaaaattatatgatgACAGATAATGATTCAAATACCGTCCTTCAATTTACTATTCTGGCTGTCTTATCTGGTGAAAACAAATAGTGTTGAGTTGAAAATAGTCCTAATCCAGCATTTGTCGCTTCcatcttattttttgttatatcaATCAATGATCGAATCGAAGAGACAAGTCAACCCGTAGAAACGACAAAACCAAGAGGATTTGATGAATTTCCATGATGGATGGCGATGATGCCTTTGTTTACCTTGCAGCTATTGCGACAAGAAAAGTCGCCGTCGAGGCGGTACTCGTGCATAACCCACTTCGTCTTCTCCCCTCGAGGCGCTCTTCCTCGGTAGAAAACTAGGGTTTTCTTCATGCCCAGCAGGCCGCCGGTGGCCCGGCTGTAGACTTCTCTGTCTTTTCCGGTTGCCTTCCAGTAGCCGGCTCCGGTGGCCCGGTTGGTTCTCAGCCCGGTCGGGTACTTCCTGTCTCTCATGCTGAACAGGTACCACTCTCTCTCCCCCATCTTCGCCACATCtgcaattattattaatgcagTCAAAAACCagtcttttcaatttttgtcacaaaaatgtatatatatggctgagaatgagagagaaaacgAAGAAGGCAGAACAAGCACGTACCGGGAAGCTCCCAAGGTTCGTATCGATTGAGGTCGACCTCAGCAATGTGGACGCCGCAGAAGCTGCCATTGAAGACCTTGGAAGCGAGGTAGAAGGTGATGAGCTCTTCGTCGGTGGGGTGGAACCTGAACCCCGGCGGCAAACCCTGCTCGTTTCTGTCTTTCTTTAGCTCACACAGTATTGGATCTTCCGTTTCCACCATCTCCATCATCAAactgcagagagagagagagagagagagagagagagacactgAAACCGACGGAGCAGCAAAGATatggaaagagagagggggggagagagagaagagagaccAGCAGTGGGATAATAAATGAAGGGTAGGGGGAAGGGCCTGCAAAGCTTACTGGAAAAGGGTCGTGAAAATGGGACGCCAAAACCCTTTCACAACTGATCATTCCACCCTTAGCTGCCTTTTATATGTGTGCGCGTGTgagaatatacatacatacatacatacatatattaatatatactttatatatgcatgattaAAAAGCTTATTATTCATCAAATCAAATGCCTATATAATGAACGCAACGCATTTAGATCATTATATATATCTCAGAAATAATAATAAGGAACTGATCAGTAGGATTCTAACACAATCCCTCCCTGTCCTACACTTATGTCCTCTTACTCTTTGCCAAGaccaccacccccccccccccaaaaaaaaaaaaaaaaaaaaaacaaaaaaaaagaagcaatttttttgttaataaaattcaTCCTTGATTTGGTCAAATTAGCTGTTGTAATGTCtgcatttaattaaaaatttaatttcctggaaaattatttattaggtGAGGGGCATTAAATGGGTTGATGGGATGTAGGAGTGCACGTGTGAGCATGTATAGAGAGGTGGGGTaggccttttcttttcttttggccTTTGGAAGAGATGCATGGCTGTACCGTAGCCTCTATAGGTTAGGCCTCAGACcccctaattaattatatatcacGGATCACAGTCCCCTCCCTTCCCACCCCCCGCCCATCCTCTCCTCCCTTGTCATTTTATGGTAAATTAATTGTATTGGGTTATATATCAAGCGTCCAATTACGGTGACATAATCACTATTAGGATTTTAATTTAGGGCTTTAGATATTGGTATTATTACAACCAAGGACTTTTGAAAAGCTAGCGTAAAAGGGTTTGAATTCCAAAATTAGGATTTTAAGGGTTTTAGAAATTAAGAGTTTCAAAACTCTGATTTGGGgattaattatgttaattacgTTGGACACCTCTTAATTAGTTTTACATAGGCAACCCTTAAACTTTCTAAAAACTGCAAAAAAAgggacaaaaaaataaaaaaataaaatcaatctcATCAGAAAGACTTGCTCTAATAATGAATTCATCAATGCATGCTGTTGAATCAAACCCTCTTTGATTTTAGCCTTTTCCCTGCAGGGTCTAACCAAGTGATGATCATTCTTGTatttggccttttttttttttctatttaatttcacTAATTAACCATTATCAAAAAATGGTACAAAATTCTGAATCATGGgaatatttaatgtaatttttgaaaggTAAAAggtatttcttatttttataccCTATACTTAGAAAGTGCATGCACCACATAAAAATAATGTtgtagaaataaataaaaattataaatgtttttaataattcTAAATGGACCacccattttaattaattgaacaatATTGTTGAATTCTCTGGAAGGAAGGGCAGACAAAGACTCCCTCCCTCGGATTCTTACGGGACAGGTCAAGGCTGCTGCAGTACATATTATGAATGATTGCTGCCATATTGAATGCAAAGTCTGActtataattgttattattagtgttatttaattattagtaCTTGACTTACATATCTTAGACTCACCAACTAAGGCAAGTTTTTAATGGTGatggttttaattaattaaatctctcTCCTTCCACATATCCATACATaggatttaaattatgaaaaataaaaataatctattaATAAGATCTAAAATACTTAAAAGTATTTGTCATGTGTGTCAGTCACCTGTTCTCCTTTTAA from Diospyros lotus cultivar Yz01 chromosome 8, ASM1463336v1, whole genome shotgun sequence carries:
- the LOC127807501 gene encoding protein CUP-SHAPED COTYLEDON 3, translated to MMEMVETEDPILCELKKDRNEQGLPPGFRFHPTDEELITFYLASKVFNGSFCGVHIAEVDLNRYEPWELPDVAKMGEREWYLFSMRDRKYPTGLRTNRATGAGYWKATGKDREVYSRATGGLLGMKKTLVFYRGRAPRGEKTKWVMHEYRLDGDFSCRNSCKEEWVICRIFLRTGEKKTPFLQAGKSCLQLQVSLSPCTSMAVDSLPPILLETAKPHSSIIMQQQQETLQNPFPAHHHHEDEDGDVKALPNSIFSQAFPIINAIHPSFSQPSPFIIAPPNPNPNPNSNNPSPANNAPRQCKTTQAFSSPFHLLHPNNNNLSWAADRNWIHSHDPFANLLLVGMDSGAVGLSSSATPDGANCMGLLMPEMGLDPPGMRSSSSGSDDSSSSWALDLKDLAGI